Proteins from a genomic interval of Streptomyces sp. Tu6071:
- a CDS encoding TetR/AcrR family transcriptional regulator, whose amino-acid sequence MESTVGLRERKKAATREAVHKAALNLAVEHGFEHLTVEAIADAAGISRRTFSNYFTAKEDAVLWGEEQHIKALVLAFRARPPHEGPWQALAGAVLDRFPTEEPPDRETAIRSRLALRHPTLLARQLANHAVLETDLREAITDRGGLTPLEAGCLGAAFLASIRLAMQRWVAGDEADDPRELIMETMGAMAGVFG is encoded by the coding sequence ATGGAGAGCACAGTGGGTTTGCGCGAGCGCAAGAAGGCCGCCACCAGGGAAGCCGTGCACAAGGCGGCGCTGAACCTGGCGGTCGAGCACGGTTTCGAGCACCTCACCGTGGAGGCGATCGCCGACGCGGCAGGCATCTCGCGCCGGACCTTCTCCAACTACTTCACGGCGAAGGAGGACGCGGTCCTCTGGGGCGAGGAGCAGCACATCAAGGCCCTCGTCCTCGCCTTCCGCGCCCGCCCCCCGCACGAGGGCCCCTGGCAGGCCCTCGCCGGAGCGGTCCTCGACCGCTTCCCCACCGAGGAGCCCCCGGACCGCGAGACCGCGATCCGCAGCCGCCTCGCCCTGCGCCACCCCACCCTGCTCGCCCGCCAGCTCGCCAACCACGCGGTCCTCGAAACGGACCTGCGCGAGGCCATCACCGACCGCGGCGGCCTCACCCCCCTCGAAGCCGGCTGCCTCGGCGCCGCCTTCCTCGCCTCCATCCGCCTCGCCATGCAGCGCTGGGTCGCGGGCGACGAGGCGGACGACCCGCGCGAGCTGATCATGGAGACGATGGGGGCGATGGCGGGGGTCTTCGGCTGA
- a CDS encoding DUF4230 domain-containing protein, producing the protein MPQKTAVSEERAGTTPRRRTGPPWWGKILAALVALVVLFVLLVRFAVIPGLGELFGEETHDRTGPALLKSIKDMSRYEAATGNFQVVVDLEKDTKYLPDALKGKRTLYVGAGTVSAYVELGGLKDDDVRVNDDRTEATLRLPHAVLGKPALDPDRSYAVSKQRGLLDRLGDFFSDNPNDERAVQKLAAQHIGDAAKDSELTGRAEKNTTAMMEGLLHSLGFDTVHVTYAAKK; encoded by the coding sequence ATGCCCCAGAAGACCGCCGTGTCCGAGGAGAGGGCGGGGACGACGCCGCGACGCCGGACCGGCCCGCCCTGGTGGGGGAAGATCCTCGCCGCCCTCGTGGCACTCGTCGTGCTGTTCGTCCTGCTCGTCCGGTTCGCCGTGATCCCCGGCCTCGGTGAGCTGTTCGGCGAGGAGACCCACGACCGCACGGGCCCCGCACTGCTCAAGTCCATCAAGGACATGAGCCGTTACGAGGCCGCCACCGGCAACTTCCAGGTCGTCGTGGACCTGGAGAAGGACACCAAGTACCTCCCCGACGCCCTCAAGGGCAAGCGCACGCTGTACGTCGGCGCCGGCACCGTCTCCGCCTACGTGGAACTCGGCGGCCTCAAGGACGACGACGTCCGCGTCAACGACGACCGCACCGAGGCGACCCTGCGCCTGCCGCACGCTGTGCTCGGCAAGCCCGCGCTCGACCCCGACCGCTCCTACGCGGTCTCCAAGCAGCGCGGACTCCTCGACCGGCTCGGCGACTTCTTCTCCGACAACCCCAACGACGAACGCGCCGTCCAGAAGCTCGCCGCCCAGCACATCGGCGACGCCGCCAAGGACAGCGAACTCACCGGGCGCGCCGAGAAGAACACGACGGCGATGATGGAGGGACTGCTGCACTCGCTCGGCTTCGACACCGTGCACGTCACGTACGCGGCGAAGAAATGA
- a CDS encoding TetR/AcrR family transcriptional regulator yields the protein MTTGVRRRMGVEERREQLISVALELFSRRPPADVSIDEIAAAAGISRPLVYHYFPGKLSLYEAALRRAADDLAHRFVEPHEGPLGARLLRVMERYFDFVDAHGPGFSALMRGGPAVPSGQAANALIDAVRQAARDQILAHLGVAEPSARLDLVVRSWVSLAESTALLWLDGRRVARAELERQLVHDFVALLAVSAQRDPGLAALLRGILDSEPVDGPFAELVAGLLALAPAGLPRARAEAGAHEVISSPRT from the coding sequence ATGACGACCGGGGTGCGCCGCAGGATGGGTGTCGAGGAGCGTCGGGAACAGTTGATCTCCGTGGCACTGGAGTTGTTCAGCCGCCGCCCTCCCGCCGACGTGTCCATAGACGAGATCGCGGCTGCCGCCGGGATCTCGCGGCCCCTCGTGTACCACTACTTCCCCGGGAAGCTCAGCCTCTACGAGGCCGCGCTGCGCCGGGCCGCCGACGACCTCGCGCACCGCTTCGTGGAGCCGCACGAAGGGCCGCTCGGCGCGCGGCTGTTGCGGGTCATGGAGCGGTACTTCGACTTCGTGGACGCGCACGGTCCCGGGTTCTCGGCGCTCATGCGCGGCGGTCCCGCCGTGCCCTCGGGGCAGGCGGCGAACGCGCTCATCGACGCGGTGCGGCAGGCGGCGCGGGACCAGATCCTCGCCCACCTCGGCGTCGCCGAGCCCTCGGCGCGCCTCGATCTCGTCGTGCGGTCGTGGGTCTCGCTCGCCGAGTCGACGGCCCTCCTGTGGCTCGACGGGCGCCGCGTGGCGCGCGCCGAGCTGGAACGCCAGCTCGTGCACGACTTCGTCGCGCTGCTCGCGGTGAGCGCGCAGCGCGATCCCGGACTCGCCGCGCTGCTGCGGGGCATCCTGGACAGCGAGCCGGTCGACGGGCCCTTCGCCGAGCTGGTGGCGGGGCTCCTCGCGCTCGCGCCCGCGGGCTTGCCGCGGGCGCGGGCGGAGGCCGGGGCTCACGAGGTCATTTCTTCGCCGCGTACGTGA
- a CDS encoding glutamine synthetase family protein: MNKQQEFVLRTLEERDIRFVRLWFTDVLGFLKSVAVAPAELEQAFDEGIGFDGSAIEGFARVYESDMIAKPDPATFQVLPWRAEAPGTARMFCDILMPDGSPSFADPRYVLKRALAKASDLGFTFYTHPEIEFFLLKEKPVDGSRPTPADNSGYFDHTPQNVGMDFRRQAITMLESMGISVEFSHHEGAPGQQEIDLRYADALSTADNIMTFRLVMKQVALEQGVQATFMPKPFSEFPGSGMHSHLSLFEGDRNAFYESGAEYQLSKVGRSFIAGLLRHADEISAVTNQWVNSYKRIWGGTERTAGAGGEAPSYICWGHNNRSALIRVPMYKPGKTGSARVEVRSLDSGANPYLSYAVLLAAGLKGIEEGYELPPGADDDVWALSDAERRAMGIEPLPQNLGEAIALMERSELVAETLGEHVYDFFLRNKKQEWEEYRSEVTAFELKKNLPVL; encoded by the coding sequence ATGAATAAGCAGCAGGAGTTCGTGCTCCGCACGCTTGAGGAGCGGGACATCCGTTTCGTGCGCCTGTGGTTCACCGACGTCCTTGGCTTCCTGAAATCCGTCGCCGTCGCCCCGGCCGAGCTGGAGCAGGCGTTCGACGAGGGCATCGGCTTCGACGGCTCGGCGATCGAGGGCTTCGCGCGGGTCTACGAGTCCGACATGATCGCCAAGCCCGACCCCGCCACCTTCCAGGTCCTGCCCTGGCGCGCCGAGGCCCCCGGCACCGCGCGCATGTTCTGCGACATCCTCATGCCGGACGGCTCGCCGTCCTTCGCCGACCCGCGCTACGTCCTCAAGCGCGCGCTCGCGAAGGCGTCCGACCTCGGGTTCACCTTCTACACCCACCCCGAGATCGAGTTCTTCCTGCTCAAGGAGAAGCCGGTCGACGGCTCGCGCCCCACACCCGCCGACAACTCCGGCTACTTCGACCACACCCCGCAGAACGTCGGCATGGACTTCCGCCGCCAGGCGATCACCATGCTGGAGTCGATGGGCATCTCCGTCGAGTTCAGCCACCACGAGGGCGCCCCCGGGCAGCAGGAGATCGACCTCCGCTACGCCGACGCCCTCTCGACGGCCGACAACATCATGACGTTCCGCCTCGTCATGAAGCAGGTCGCGCTGGAACAGGGCGTGCAGGCCACCTTCATGCCGAAGCCCTTCTCGGAATTCCCGGGCTCGGGCATGCACAGCCACCTCTCCCTCTTCGAGGGCGACCGCAACGCCTTCTACGAGTCGGGCGCCGAGTACCAGCTCTCCAAGGTCGGCCGCTCCTTCATCGCCGGGCTCCTGCGCCACGCCGACGAGATCTCCGCCGTCACCAACCAGTGGGTCAACTCCTACAAGCGCATCTGGGGCGGCACCGAGCGCACGGCGGGCGCGGGCGGCGAGGCCCCCTCGTACATCTGCTGGGGCCACAACAACCGCTCCGCGCTCATCCGCGTCCCGATGTACAAGCCCGGCAAGACGGGTTCGGCGCGGGTCGAGGTCCGCTCCCTGGACTCCGGCGCCAACCCGTACCTCTCCTACGCGGTCCTTCTCGCCGCCGGCCTCAAGGGCATCGAGGAGGGCTACGAACTCCCCCCGGGCGCCGACGACGACGTCTGGGCCCTCTCCGACGCCGAACGCCGCGCGATGGGCATCGAGCCCCTCCCCCAGAACCTGGGCGAGGCCATCGCCCTGATGGAACGCAGCGAACTCGTCGCGGAGACCCTGGGCGAGCACGTCTACGACTTCTTCCTGCGCAACAAGAAGCAGGAGTGGGAGGAGTACAGGAGCGAGGTCACGGCCTTCGAGCTGAAGAAGAACCTGCCGGTGCTGTAA
- a CDS encoding MDR family MFS transporter, whose protein sequence is MDHKHVLRALSGLLIVLFVAMISSTVVSVALPQIIGSLGGTQSQYTWVVTATLLASTASTPIWGKLADLFNKKLLLQIAIGIFVVASLGAGFAQNTPTLIGFRAVQGLGMGALQVLVQVILAAMISPKERGRYNGYLGAVMAVATVGGPLLGGAITDVDWLGWRWCFFIALPFTVVASVILARTLHLEDVRRPDTKVDYWGASLIAAGVSLLLLWVTFVDNDFAWISWQTGAMLAGTVVLLGAAVAVEAKVSQPVIPLHVIKRRDPALAIVASLAVGMAMFGGAVFLGQYFQIGRGKSPTQAGLLTIPLMAGVLLASTVAGRLVSRTGKVKPFILAGTVILAGGFFGLATIDAHTSLVVVGAWMFLVGTGVGMSMQNLVLVLQNTVPLHELGAASGAITFFRSLGGTIGVSVLGAVLANSVSGRIADGLRKLGVDGAAGAAGGGSGTLDVKGMPAPVQAVVRGAYGDATGHIFLIAAFIALVGILAAAFLTPTTLRDSVDLAEPAPAAVAPGTTPDGGTVPSAPPTEPAPPTSQGPDEGRAKAPVS, encoded by the coding sequence ATGGATCACAAGCACGTGTTGCGGGCCCTCAGCGGGCTGCTCATCGTGCTGTTCGTCGCGATGATCAGCTCCACCGTCGTCTCGGTGGCGCTGCCCCAGATCATCGGCTCGCTCGGCGGCACCCAGTCGCAGTACACCTGGGTCGTCACCGCGACCCTGCTCGCCTCGACGGCCTCGACGCCGATCTGGGGCAAGCTCGCCGACCTCTTCAACAAGAAGCTGCTGCTCCAGATCGCGATCGGCATCTTCGTCGTCGCCTCGCTCGGCGCCGGCTTCGCGCAGAACACCCCGACGCTCATCGGCTTCCGCGCCGTGCAGGGCCTCGGCATGGGCGCGCTCCAGGTGCTCGTGCAGGTGATCCTCGCCGCGATGATCAGCCCCAAGGAGCGCGGCAGGTACAACGGTTACCTCGGCGCCGTCATGGCGGTCGCCACGGTCGGCGGGCCGCTGCTCGGCGGCGCGATCACCGATGTGGACTGGCTCGGCTGGCGCTGGTGCTTCTTCATCGCGCTGCCCTTCACCGTCGTCGCCTCGGTGATCCTCGCCCGCACCCTCCACCTGGAGGACGTCCGCCGCCCCGACACGAAGGTCGACTACTGGGGTGCCTCGCTCATCGCGGCGGGCGTCAGCCTCCTGCTCCTGTGGGTCACCTTCGTCGACAACGACTTCGCCTGGATCTCCTGGCAGACGGGCGCGATGCTCGCGGGCACGGTGGTCCTCCTCGGCGCGGCCGTCGCGGTCGAGGCGAAGGTCTCCCAGCCGGTCATCCCGCTGCACGTCATCAAGCGCCGCGACCCCGCGCTCGCCATCGTCGCGAGCCTCGCGGTCGGGATGGCGATGTTCGGCGGCGCGGTCTTCCTCGGCCAGTACTTCCAGATCGGGCGCGGCAAATCCCCCACGCAGGCGGGCCTGCTGACCATCCCGCTCATGGCCGGGGTGCTCCTCGCCTCGACGGTCGCGGGGCGGCTCGTCTCCAGGACCGGCAAGGTCAAGCCCTTCATCCTCGCCGGGACCGTGATCCTCGCGGGCGGCTTCTTCGGCCTCGCCACGATCGACGCGCACACCTCGCTCGTCGTCGTCGGCGCATGGATGTTCCTCGTCGGCACCGGCGTCGGCATGTCGATGCAGAACCTCGTCCTCGTCCTCCAGAACACCGTGCCGCTCCACGAACTCGGCGCGGCGAGCGGCGCGATCACCTTCTTCCGCTCCCTCGGCGGCACGATCGGCGTCTCGGTGCTCGGCGCCGTGCTCGCGAACAGCGTGAGCGGCAGGATCGCGGACGGCCTGCGGAAGCTCGGCGTCGACGGCGCGGCGGGCGCCGCGGGCGGCGGCAGCGGCACGCTGGACGTCAAGGGCATGCCGGCCCCGGTCCAGGCGGTCGTGCGCGGTGCCTACGGCGACGCGACGGGCCACATCTTCCTGATCGCCGCCTTCATCGCCCTCGTCGGCATCCTCGCCGCCGCCTTCCTCACCCCGACGACCCTGCGCGACAGCGTGGACCTGGCCGAGCCCGCACCGGCGGCCGTCGCTCCCGGCACCACCCCGGACGGCGGTACGGTCCCCAGCGCCCCTCCCACCGAACCGGCACCCCCGACGTCCCAGGGCCCCGACGAGGGACGCGCGAAGGCCCCGGTCTCGTAG
- a CDS encoding bifunctional [glutamine synthetase] adenylyltransferase/[glutamine synthetase]-adenylyl-L-tyrosine phosphorylase has translation MTVPSGRRSSTFTRLLRYGFVDPSHAEKLLGEDALAAVRSDPVLLDALGAAADPDLALLGLVRLAEAQPDAEARRTLLTTLVSAKPLRDRLLGVLGASEALADHLARHPGDWKTLVTYESSDLHPDVAEFERGLADVTDPVSLRVAYRRCLLSLAARDVTGTTDVSETAAELADLATATLRTALRLAQEAAPEDAAACRLAVIAMGKCGGHELNYVSDVDVIYVGEPAHDGVDEGEAIRAATRLAAHLMRICSETTVEGTIWPVDANLRPEGRNGPLVRTLSSHLAYYHRWAKTWEFQALLKARPVAGDLALGQEYVEALAPLVWQASERENFVTDTQRMRRRVIDAIPAAEAERELKLGPGGLRDVEFAVQLLQLVHGRTDTNLRSPTTLAALAELADGGYIGRTDAFQLDEAYRFLRSLEHRIQLFKLRRTHLVPEDEADLRRLGRSLGLRTEPIASLLKEWKRHSGAARRIHEKLFYRPLLDAVAHLAPGEAGLSPAAARDRLVALGYADPAAALRHLEALTNGVSRRAAIQRTLLPVLLAWFADSADPDAGLLNFRKVSDALGKTPWYLRLLRDEGAAAENLARVLSAGRLAPDLLLRAPEAVALLGDPAGLDPRPRAQLEQEILAAVGRAETPEAGVVAARGVRRRELFRTAAADLIGSYGTEDTPAEEDHGALVDRVGSAVSDLTAATLAGTLRAVVRAGWGEELPTRFAVIGMGRFGGHELAYGSDADVLFVHAPREGVDEAEASRAANAVVAEMRRLLQLPSADPPLLIDTDLRPEGRNGPLVRTVSSYAAYYRRWSQTWEAQALLRAEPVAGDTGLGRAFTELIDPLRYPAEGIGEEAVREIRRLKARMEAERVPRGQDPNLHTKLGRGGLSDVEWTVQLLQLRHGHHEPGLRTTRTREALAAAFEADLLDQEQARILDEAWVLAARVRNAVMLVRGRAGDTFPSDTRELGAVSRYLGYEAGHAGDMLEDYRRTTRRARGVVEELFYGAAL, from the coding sequence ATGACCGTCCCGAGCGGGCGCAGGAGCAGCACCTTCACGCGGCTGCTGCGGTACGGGTTCGTCGATCCCTCGCACGCGGAGAAGCTGCTCGGCGAGGACGCCCTCGCGGCCGTGCGCTCCGACCCCGTGCTGCTCGACGCGCTCGGGGCCGCGGCCGACCCGGATCTCGCGCTGCTCGGACTCGTCCGGCTCGCCGAGGCGCAGCCCGACGCCGAGGCGCGGCGCACCCTGCTCACCACGCTCGTCTCCGCGAAGCCGCTGCGCGACCGGCTCCTCGGGGTGCTCGGCGCCTCCGAGGCCCTCGCCGACCACCTCGCGCGCCACCCCGGCGACTGGAAGACCCTGGTCACGTACGAGTCGAGCGACCTGCACCCCGACGTCGCCGAGTTCGAGCGCGGCCTCGCCGACGTCACCGACCCCGTCTCGCTCCGCGTCGCCTACCGCCGCTGCCTCCTGTCGCTCGCCGCGCGCGACGTCACGGGCACCACCGACGTCAGCGAGACCGCCGCCGAACTCGCCGACCTCGCCACCGCGACGCTGCGCACCGCGCTGCGCCTCGCCCAGGAGGCCGCGCCCGAGGACGCCGCCGCGTGCCGCCTCGCCGTCATCGCGATGGGCAAGTGCGGCGGCCACGAGCTGAACTACGTCTCCGACGTCGACGTCATCTACGTCGGCGAACCCGCGCACGACGGCGTCGACGAGGGCGAGGCGATTCGCGCCGCGACCCGCCTCGCCGCGCACCTCATGCGGATCTGCTCCGAGACCACCGTCGAGGGCACCATCTGGCCCGTCGACGCCAACCTCCGCCCCGAGGGCCGCAACGGCCCCCTCGTGCGCACCCTCTCCAGCCACCTCGCCTACTACCACCGCTGGGCCAAGACCTGGGAGTTCCAGGCCCTGTTGAAGGCCCGGCCCGTCGCGGGCGACCTCGCCCTCGGCCAGGAGTACGTCGAGGCACTCGCCCCCCTCGTGTGGCAGGCGTCGGAGCGCGAGAACTTCGTCACCGACACCCAGCGCATGCGCCGCCGCGTCATCGACGCCATCCCCGCGGCCGAGGCCGAACGCGAACTCAAGCTCGGCCCCGGCGGCCTGCGCGACGTCGAGTTCGCCGTCCAGCTCCTCCAGCTCGTCCACGGCCGCACCGACACGAACCTGCGCAGCCCCACCACGCTCGCCGCGCTCGCCGAACTCGCCGACGGCGGCTACATCGGCCGCACCGACGCCTTCCAGCTCGACGAGGCGTACCGCTTCCTGCGCTCCCTCGAACACCGCATCCAGCTCTTCAAACTGCGCCGCACCCACCTCGTCCCCGAGGACGAGGCCGACCTGCGCCGCCTCGGCCGCTCCCTCGGCCTGCGCACCGAACCCATCGCCTCGCTCCTCAAGGAGTGGAAGCGCCACTCCGGCGCCGCCCGCCGCATCCACGAGAAGCTCTTCTACCGGCCCCTCCTCGACGCCGTCGCCCACCTCGCCCCCGGCGAGGCGGGCCTGAGCCCCGCCGCCGCGCGCGACCGCCTCGTCGCCCTCGGCTACGCCGACCCGGCCGCGGCCCTGCGCCACCTCGAAGCCCTCACCAACGGCGTCTCGCGCCGCGCCGCGATCCAGCGCACCCTGCTCCCCGTCCTCCTCGCCTGGTTCGCCGACTCCGCCGACCCCGACGCCGGACTCCTCAACTTCCGCAAGGTCTCCGACGCCCTCGGCAAGACCCCCTGGTACCTGCGCCTGCTGCGCGACGAGGGCGCCGCCGCCGAGAACCTCGCCCGCGTCCTGTCCGCGGGCCGCCTCGCCCCCGACCTCCTCCTGCGCGCCCCCGAGGCCGTCGCACTCCTCGGCGACCCCGCCGGACTCGACCCGCGCCCCCGCGCCCAGCTCGAACAGGAGATCCTCGCCGCCGTGGGGCGCGCCGAGACCCCCGAGGCCGGAGTCGTCGCCGCGCGCGGTGTGCGCCGCCGCGAGCTGTTCCGCACCGCCGCCGCCGACCTCATCGGCTCCTACGGCACCGAGGACACGCCCGCCGAGGAGGACCACGGCGCGCTCGTCGACCGCGTCGGCTCCGCCGTCTCCGACCTCACCGCCGCGACCCTCGCCGGCACCCTGCGCGCCGTCGTCCGGGCGGGCTGGGGCGAGGAGCTGCCCACGCGCTTCGCCGTCATCGGCATGGGCCGCTTCGGCGGCCACGAACTCGCCTACGGCTCCGACGCCGACGTCCTCTTCGTCCACGCCCCGCGCGAAGGCGTCGACGAGGCCGAGGCGTCCCGCGCGGCGAACGCCGTCGTCGCCGAGATGCGCCGCCTCCTCCAGCTCCCCAGCGCCGACCCGCCCCTCCTCATCGACACCGACCTGCGCCCCGAGGGCCGCAACGGCCCCCTCGTGCGCACCGTCAGCTCGTACGCCGCCTACTACCGCCGCTGGTCCCAGACCTGGGAGGCGCAGGCCCTCCTGCGCGCCGAACCCGTCGCGGGCGACACCGGACTCGGCCGCGCCTTCACCGAACTGATCGACCCGCTCCGCTACCCCGCAGAGGGCATCGGCGAGGAGGCGGTGCGCGAGATCCGCCGCCTCAAGGCCCGCATGGAGGCCGAACGCGTCCCGCGCGGCCAGGACCCCAACCTCCACACCAAGCTCGGGCGCGGCGGCCTCTCCGACGTCGAGTGGACCGTCCAGCTCCTCCAGCTCCGCCACGGCCACCACGAGCCCGGACTGCGCACGACCCGCACCCGCGAAGCCCTCGCCGCCGCCTTCGAGGCGGACCTCCTCGACCAGGAACAGGCCCGCATCCTCGACGAGGCGTGGGTCCTCGCCGCCCGCGTGCGCAACGCCGTCATGCTCGTGCGCGGCAGGGCGGGCGACACCTTCCCGAGCGACACCCGCGAACTCGGCGCCGTGAGCCGCTACCTGGGCTACGAGGCCGGGCACGCGGGGGACATGCTGGAAGACTACCGGCGCACGACACGGCGGGCCCGCGGCGTCGTGGAGGAGCTGTTCTACGGGGCGGCGCTGTGA
- a CDS encoding phosphatase PAP2 family protein, which translates to MGEMTVTPMEGRGPAASSPATEKPDRPAAVRHAVRRLRTPKRPRLWFEIVLIGLSYWVYSLIRNAVPEQRAEALRHADWIWRVEHDLGMAFEQSVNHAINKVTWLIVGMNYYYATLHFVVTLGVLVWLFKWHPGRYAAARLALFATTGAALLGYYLYPLAPPRLMANTHFIDTVLVHETWGSMASGNLKHVSNQYAAMPSMHIGWSTWAGLTIIALAKTPWAKILGALYPMATLTVIVATANHFWLDAVGGLICLAFGYGVASLWYGKPPYALPRLITSPGKGSRLRAVGATQAARASR; encoded by the coding sequence ATGGGTGAGATGACTGTGACACCGATGGAAGGCCGTGGACCGGCCGCCTCCTCACCCGCGACGGAGAAGCCCGATCGCCCCGCCGCCGTGCGCCACGCGGTGCGGCGCCTGCGCACCCCGAAGCGGCCCCGGCTCTGGTTCGAGATCGTCCTCATCGGGCTCAGTTACTGGGTGTACTCGCTGATCCGCAACGCGGTCCCGGAGCAGCGCGCCGAGGCGCTGCGGCACGCGGACTGGATCTGGCGCGTGGAGCACGATCTCGGCATGGCCTTCGAGCAGTCCGTCAACCACGCGATCAACAAGGTGACGTGGCTGATCGTCGGGATGAACTACTACTACGCGACGCTGCACTTCGTCGTGACGCTGGGCGTGCTCGTGTGGCTCTTCAAGTGGCACCCGGGGCGGTACGCGGCGGCGCGCCTCGCGCTCTTCGCGACGACGGGCGCGGCCCTGCTCGGCTACTACCTGTACCCGCTGGCGCCGCCCCGTCTCATGGCGAACACCCACTTCATCGACACCGTCCTCGTGCACGAGACGTGGGGCTCGATGGCCTCGGGCAACCTCAAGCACGTCTCGAACCAGTACGCGGCGATGCCGTCGATGCACATCGGCTGGTCGACGTGGGCGGGCCTGACGATCATCGCGCTCGCGAAGACGCCGTGGGCGAAGATCCTCGGGGCGCTCTACCCGATGGCGACGCTGACGGTCATCGTGGCGACGGCGAACCACTTCTGGCTCGACGCGGTCGGCGGGCTCATTTGCCTCGCCTTCGGGTACGGAGTCGCCTCGCTCTGGTACGGGAAGCCGCCCTACGCGCTGCCCCGGCTCATCACCTCGCCGGGCAAGGGCTCGCGCCTGCGCGCGGTGGGGGCGACACAGGCGGCACGGGCCTCCCGCTGA
- a CDS encoding glycoside hydrolase family 13 protein, whose product MPQDPADGAVRASAPFPRSPARPGPAWWRDAVIYQVYVRSFADSDGDGVGDLRGVTSRLPYLAGLGVDAVWLTPFYASPQADGGYDVADYRAVDPLFGDLPDAAALIEAAHGHGLRVIVDVVPNHTSERHPWFRAVRASPAAPERAYYVLRPGRGEHGELPPNDWESVFGGPAWTRLPDGVWYLHLFAPEQPDLNWEHPAVRAEFEDVLRFWLDLGVDGFRVDVAHGMVKAPGLPDVGRAGQARMLNTEVLPFFDQDGVHEIHRSWRALLDSYPGERIEVAEAWAPTSERLALYVRADEAHQAFNFQYVLAPWEARALREVIDASLGATGAVGATTTWVLSNHDVVRHTTRYAAGDPARGLRRGRAAALLTLALPGSVYVYQGEELGLPEVLDLPEEVRQDPAYFRGRAVARDGADAAGLPGAPDAAGLPETEASGQEGMRDGCRVPLPWSGEAPPYGFGPGGSWLPQPPAWRGLSVAAQSGDPGSTLELYRAALALRRELPGLGDGGMEWREAPEGVLLFARPGVLCALNTRSTEVVLDLPGRPLLASAPVEARGGRVVLPGDTCGWWAGEE is encoded by the coding sequence ATGCCGCAGGACCCCGCCGACGGCGCCGTCCGCGCCTCCGCCCCCTTCCCCCGCTCCCCCGCGCGCCCCGGGCCCGCCTGGTGGCGGGACGCCGTCATCTACCAGGTGTACGTACGGTCCTTCGCGGACAGCGACGGGGACGGCGTCGGCGATCTGCGCGGCGTGACGAGCCGGTTGCCGTACCTCGCGGGGCTCGGCGTGGACGCGGTGTGGCTCACGCCGTTCTACGCCTCGCCGCAGGCGGACGGCGGCTACGACGTCGCGGACTACCGCGCCGTCGACCCGCTCTTCGGCGACCTCCCGGACGCCGCCGCGCTCATCGAGGCCGCCCACGGGCACGGGCTGCGCGTCATCGTGGACGTCGTCCCGAACCACACCTCCGAGCGGCACCCGTGGTTCCGCGCCGTGCGCGCCTCGCCCGCCGCGCCCGAGCGCGCGTACTACGTACTGCGTCCCGGGCGCGGGGAGCACGGCGAACTGCCGCCCAACGACTGGGAGTCGGTCTTCGGCGGCCCGGCGTGGACACGCCTGCCCGACGGCGTCTGGTACCTGCACCTGTTCGCCCCCGAGCAGCCCGACCTGAACTGGGAGCACCCGGCGGTGCGCGCCGAGTTCGAGGACGTGCTGCGCTTCTGGCTCGACCTCGGCGTGGACGGCTTCCGCGTCGACGTGGCGCACGGGATGGTCAAGGCACCCGGCCTGCCCGACGTGGGCCGGGCCGGGCAGGCCCGCATGCTCAACACCGAGGTGCTGCCCTTCTTCGACCAGGACGGCGTGCACGAGATCCACCGCTCCTGGCGCGCGCTCCTCGACTCCTACCCGGGCGAGCGCATCGAGGTCGCCGAGGCGTGGGCGCCGACCTCGGAGCGCCTGGCGCTGTACGTACGGGCCGACGAGGCGCACCAGGCGTTCAACTTCCAGTACGTGCTGGCCCCCTGGGAGGCGCGGGCGCTGCGCGAGGTGATCGATGCCTCGCTCGGCGCGACGGGCGCGGTCGGGGCGACGACGACGTGGGTGCTCTCCAACCACGACGTCGTGCGGCACACGACGCGGTACGCGGCGGGCGACCCGGCGCGCGGGCTGCGGCGCGGGCGCGCGGCGGCGCTGCTCACGCTCGCGCTGCCGGGCTCGGTGTACGTGTACCAGGGCGAGGAGCTGGGGCTGCCGGAGGTGCTCGACCTGCCGGAGGAGGTGCGGCAGGACCCCGCGTACTTCCGGGGCCGGGCCGTCGCGCGGGACGGGGCGGACGCGGCGGGGCTGCCGGGGGCGCCGGACGCGGCGGGGCTCCCGGAGACGGAGGCGAGCGGGCAGGAGGGGATGCGGGACGGCTGCCGGGTGCCGCTGCCGTGGTCGGGCGAGGCGCCCCCGTACGGCTTCGGGCCGGGCGGTTCCTGGCTGCCGCAGCCGCCGGCGTGGCGGGGCCTCAGCGTCGCGGCGCAGAGCGGGGACCCGGGATCGACGCTGGAGCTGTACCGGGCGGCGCTCGCGCTGCGGCGGGAGCTTCCCGGTCTCGGCGACGGGGGGATGGAGTGGCGGGAGGCGCCCGAGGGTGTCCTGCTCTTCGCCCGGCCGGGAGTGCTGTGCGCGCTGAACACGCGGTCCACGGAGGTCGTGCTCGACCTGCCGGGCCGCCCGCTGCTCGCCTCGGCTCCGGTGGAGGCGCGGGGCGGGCGCGTGGTGCTGCCCGGGGACACGTGCGGGTGGTGGGCGGGCGAGGAGTGA